The nucleotide sequence ttagtaaaataatcatttatggtcagaaaaaaagtcGAATGATAttataacttcttaattttcgtCTTTCCAATACCATTTCACTACCACTTTACATTAGGTACGACCGGGCCAGAAGTAGTCATGGAAATAGAGTAAGACGGAGGGTTATTTAGTTTTCTTTATAAAGAATATTAAGCAAAATACTATTTATTCATTATTAACCCCTTCcctattatttcaaatatttatcaatctgTATCAAATAAGTGTTTCACAAGTTATAGGCAAAGAAAAGTGTCATTTACTATGGCTAATTCTTCCCTGTAGAGCAATTCTAAAGCagtatgataatgtcatatggcaaatttttaaacttttgggTGACCAATTCtgataattcaattcaaaataagACTTATATCCGTTATTCAGAGCTTCACAGAGCTCTTTGCAATAGCCATTCGATGCTTATAGGGCTCTTATGTTATCCTGCTTCCGAATTtgctacgaaaatttgtcatatgatattgtcatatcgCTACAGAATACCCCTACTGGTCTCCCTTAGGTGGAAGTGGACTACCTTTGAAATGGTGTAGCTAATTagacttttttcttctatttgtaAATGGATCTTAGCATTATACAATTGAGCTTCATTACCTAGACTAAATCccatgtaaaatttaaaaaattgaatttcaaaattgttttaatttagaTGTTTTCGcgcatttttatcaaaatactgcTCAATATGCTGCAGACTGTTGTAATAACCTGAAATTCTTATTGTATAATATTGTTGCATCtatataaaattacaaaactttgaaaaatacattgggtaagtgtgccaaattccggccagcttgtaatttcggccaccttttttgttcctcaaatttccattaaCCTTTAagtttttacgtactctagtgattatacaatgcaaaagaataacaaaaaatgaagcttcgacaaacgagatgacgtgaaaaaatattggaagaattcccgaagggcaaggaactatgagaatgaaggtggccgaaatagggcaccaaagctatgtctacattattatttattttaaaatgtattaagaatgattttagagtaaataaagaggGGAAagtctttacaaggttccaagcaacactctttcagaagaaagaataaaaaaaaattgaatttaaaatattacatttcaaacttgagactttgacgcttgcatgcaactatgccgaagtttggcacacttactctttAGCATTAAGGTTGTGCGACATTTTTaggaatcttaatttttttagaatatagCCCAAGGTAAGAAGAACTGATTATTCTGAGTATATTTCGTATAAGCGATTTATACTGGGCATGAACAACCTTGCATCTCCGCCTGGGTATTTTGTGTGACATCCCAATTCTCTGCCCTTTCGCCTGTTGAGCCTGGTACTTTTCTCTCCCCCACATCCTGGATTTTCCTGGTATAATGGAGCGCGGTAAGCCCTTATGTATCTACCTCTTGCTCGCTCATTCGTAATCATGATGCTGTGGATTCATATGCTTCCTGCATatttaatgtgattttaatgTGTCTCTGCTAAACCTCTTATATTTCGAACAAGCCATTATATATTTTGCCTTCATGTGTATTTATACTCAACAATCTTTCATCCTTTTTTTTGGAGCAGACAAAGtgagaaattgaaaattctGCTGATAAAAATTCACATTGAAATTAAATGGTTCTGCGGAAATATTTTTGTGGTCAATCAACGATGTTATCAAATCCATTGTCTTTGTTCAATTTTTAATGGTGAATCTCTGAGTAGGTGAATTGTCAAATACATAGCAATTTCATTGAGTGTgtctttttgtgaaaattcatttttatttaaatggatTTTCCGCCACTCTCAATAAGCTCTCAATTCCACAGATTTTCACGCACTGCGGATAATTCTTGCAATTTGCTGTACTGCTTTTATTTCCTGCGTCgacattgatttttttccgGTACACAATCATGCCCAAACACTACCgtgatttttctataaattttgtGACACCTTTGGAAAGAAGTTCAGTTACCATTCTGCAAAAGACGCGATAGAATGTCTCGATTTTGCTTTGTGCTACTTCTTTTACCAGTTCTTGCAAGAGCGGGAAATATCCTTCACTATCCGtgtaataaattattgaaaatagaaGGATTCTACTGAACCTActttattaaagatttttttttaaattgttttatcaAAAGGTGTGAACTCTTATTCTGAACCTAGACCTCTTGTGCCAAATTGGATATGGGTTGAGGGATGTGATAAGACGGCTTGTTCTGTACCCAACGGATCAAGCCGTACCTTACGAACAGGATTCAATTCACCGACAACGCATTATAGTCTTAAAGGAACTCTGAGGACCTTTCTCTTTGGTATAGAATTCGAAATAGAGCAGCCGGAAGAACTGAAGAATCTCTGTGAACATGTCATCGGAGGCTGTCCTATTCTCCAAGGTTCAGGGGAAAGGATCGGTGAACTTACAATAGAGGCCAAATCACCTGTTTCTGGTGTCACAGTTAGAGTAGAAGTATCTGTAATAGATGCAGATACCAATGCTGTAGTCGCATGTGCAGGTAACTAATGGTTTTAAGAACCTTCATTACCCACttgataattataattttaatttttttcaggtgGAGATGTATCAATCATTTAGTTTAAATTAAGCACATATGTAGGtgctaaattttaatattaatcccggtgtaaagtgattttattttagaatcCTATTATTATTTTCGTTTCGTAGAGGtttcaaaatgtaaaaatcATCAGAAACATTAGGAAACTTGAGAAACTCATTTATtctaattgagattttttttttaaatttattttcaaaatgaggAATTGTGATTATGGTTCTATTCAATATAACTCTGCGTCGATTTAGATTgcaaatactttgaaaaatgtTGTGGATTGTATCAGCGAGCgttgtactaaaatttattcaaagctATGTTTTTGAATGTACTTactctaaaaatacatattactaaatatgaatttttgtgttttacaaaaacgaaagaaaaacagaaataaTTCAGTGctttttatacgaaattaaaaggtataaaaaaacattattgaacgatagtattaaaaaaaattatatagggaATAATGGACTAATTTTGAACATAATTTCCTtttggattttgagatttttttactctttcacactctttcAGTTAGGCAAAGAAAAAGGAGAGCGAACAAAAAGATGCAAACTTTTTCGAGTGTTTTTTGGTCATCCGAAGGTTTGGTAATTTGTAGGAGAAACCggggaaaatttaacaaataaatataattattctTTGTCTGTAATTTGTGGAAGATATGTTTAGAtaagactgataaatattttattgtttaaggAGGAAGGTGTATACTTTGAGTAAATAGTGGATTCCtcgatatttttttctaactaaTCATGGTTAATTGTGCTTCGATTCGCCGTAAATAAGTCTCAAATTCACACAgtaaattcattgaattttacgGTTAAGTCAAGTACTACACATACAACAACAAATCACACTAATTGATCAAGATTACAAGTGATAATACTGATGAAGAAGTGGCGGTGCTATCTTGGCTCTTTAAAAAGAGACAATCTACGTTGCAAATCtgttttctattttattatgttttactacggatttgaaaaattatttaaagcttACGCTCTTTCATACTCGTAAACGATGTCAGATACGATAATTTTATAGTGATATAGTGATTTTTAATAGCCAAATAGTTTCGTTACTTactgaacaaggaatttagaatctTACCCACTTATGTTTTTGGAAGATATTAAGTCCTTTTatatatttctaaataatttcacttaaaaatatccTAAGCTacataagggaaagtgcccatgcttgataccattggaagctacgtaatgattaaattttctgtttcacaatatatatgtgacttatcgcaaccatattttaaaaactatgggaaagtgaccagtttttaaaatattttgcggagtcacgtttattgagaaacataggaaaaatttagtcattacgaagcttccaatggtatcaagcatgggcacttttccctacaaTTTACTTCACTTTTTTAATCACTTAAATTTCGATAAAGCATCTGATTTTATCACTGTCACTAGGTCGAAgataatggcaaaaaaaaaacaatatttgattaaa is from Phlebotomus papatasi isolate M1 chromosome 1, Ppap_2.1, whole genome shotgun sequence and encodes:
- the LOC129798246 gene encoding uncharacterized protein LOC129798246 — translated: MSRFCFVLLLLPVLARAGNILHYPCVNSYSEPRPLVPNWIWVEGCDKTACSVPNGSSRTLRTGFNSPTTHYSLKGTLRTFLFGIEFEIEQPEELKNLCEHVIGGCPILQGSGERIGELTIEAKSPVSGVTVRVEVSVIDADTNAVVACAGGDVSII